The Leucothrix mucor DSM 2157 DNA window GCGCGTGTCTGTGATGCGCGAAACCGGCAACAACAGCGCCAGCAGTGCCCTAACTATGCCTTGGGCACGCAGCAGTTAGCGAAGTATTGCGTACTGAAACCTGCAGATGATGCCTTATTGGGGCAAGTCTTGGAGGCTTTTAAGCTATCGGCGAGAGCCTGTCATCGGATATTAAAAGTAGCCAGAACCATTGCGGACCTGGATCAATCTGAAAACATTGAGACGGCCCATTTAACCGAGGCCGTCTCGTATCGTTCTATGGATCGCTTACTGGCTGCGCAGTAAGCAAAGGTCCTGTTTTACAGCATTGGCATAACCGCTGAATGATTCAGGTGGTTAGCCAGTGCTTTAGGTGTCATGCCATCACTGGTTTTAGCGTTACGGCTCAAACCCTGACTAATCAGGTAAGCGGCTGTATCGGCGTGGCCAAAACGGGCTGCTTCGTGCAATGCGGTCCATCTTTTCACCGTGAGTGCGTTTTTATTGGCACCTTTTGCGATTAAGTACTGAACGACCGATAACTGACCCTTGGCAGCAGCTTCATGTAGAGGCGTTTCCTCAAACTTATCAACGGCTTCAATATTTGCACCACCTTCTACAAGTGACTTGACCACATCCAGCAAGCCTTGTGCGGCTGCTTTGTGCAGTAAAGTTTCACCGATACCATCCGATACATTGGTCGAGGCACCTGCTGCCGTCAGCAATGAAACGATTGGAGCACTTTTGGCACGGATTGCCATTTGGATTGGTGTACCTTGACGGCTACCTGTATTGGCATTAGCACCATACTTAAGTAATTGTTGAACGCTGCTAACTTGTCCACGTGCAATGGCTGCATGTAATACCTGACCGCCTGGCCCTGAAGAGTTAGGATCTGCTGAGTACTCCAGTAATTTTTGGACTAACGCCGTGTTACCAGATTCAATTGCTATGTATAGCGCACTGCCTTGTGGACCCTGATAGCTAGGATCAGCCCCATTTTTAAGCAGTAAGTCGATAGTTGGTTGATGGCTTTTGCTGATTGCCAGTTGCAGTGGCGTTAAGCCATTACCATTTTTAAGATTGGTATCTGCTCCGTATAAAATCAGTTGGTCGGCGATGTCATAATTGCCACGGCGAATGGCGGTATACAAGACAGGCTCACGATTGCCGCCGACATAATCGACGTCCGCGCCCATTTTGATGAAGCGCTCGGCTTCTTTCAGGTTGCCCGCATTTAAGTTATCTGCCAATGCTTTTGAAACAACAGGGCTACCGGTTGGGCGGCCCGGAACAGCGCGGCGTTGTAAATTACGTTTAACGAGTTTAGGTGCCGGAGCGGCTTCTGGCGCAGCAGTTGGCTCTGCCGAGCTGGTATTTTGGTTATTGTCTGTGTCATTTGCTGTTAATGCTGGAGTCGACGCTGGCGTTATTGTTGCTGATTCCCCACCACACCCCGATAGAAGAATTAGCATTGCCGGTAACGTGACCGCAGACATGAATCTTAAGAAAATCATGTGTTGACCCTTTCCGTAGTAGTCTTTTTTATTGGTTAAATGCCCTTGTACTGGAGAAAGTAAGATCAAGGTTCGTTGCAGCCGAATGGCCATGACGAGTTATCCGCTAAGAGCTCAGCAATCAATGGCTGAGACAATATAGCGCAGTTTGTTGGTATATGTCAGTTAATAGTTATGTTGAGCAGGGGTATATCGAGGGATTTAGAGCAAACTTTCTTGTCTTAGGTTGATCAAGGTATTCATCGCGGCTGCCACCAAAGTACTACCGCCCATCGTGCCAATCATTGTAATACAGGGCGTTCCGAGCTGCTCATGATGCTCCCAAAGGTAGTCTTTTGACTCCGCAGCACCAATGTAGCCACGTGGCATTGCGATGATCAATGCAGGCTTACCAATATTACCTTGCTCCATCAAATCCATTAGGCGCAGTAATGCGGTTGGCTCATTTCCGATTAACACAATGCTGCCTTCAGCATAGTGCTTCCAGTTTTCTACCGACACCATGGCGCGGGTTAGTTTTTTGGACTTGGCCTGGGAAATGACATTAGGTCGGTCGATCAGACAGATCGGCTCTTTGCGTAAATGCTCTGTTTTTAAGCCTTCTACCACCATGCCGGAGTCGCACAGAATATTGGCATTCTTTTTAAGCGCAAGCAGGCCTGCACTAATAGCATTCTCGCTTATCCGCGCTTGCTGCATGACATTGATATCGCCATAAGCATAAATCATTCTCACCAGCAGCTGCTGACGAGGGTCTTCCAGATTGTCTAGGTGTAGTGTTTCACGAATGGACTTAATAGAAGTCTGCTGGATGATCTTAGGATCGCGTTCATACTTAATCACAGGCCGGGACCTCGGGTAGGGGCTTTATTAAACCGACTGAGTCAGAGTTATGGGGTGATTCAGAGCTTACAGGATTCGGTACTGAGCGGCAAAGCTATTCAGAATGGGTCAGAGTGTGACAGAAACGTGTTTTCGCTGTTAGAAGCTGACAGCTCATTACTAAATTGTCACCTTATGACGGGAATAACCGTGTCAGGAGTATTTCTATATTAGCTAATAATATTTTATTTATCAGTGACTTACTGAGTTAAATAAAAAGTTGGCCTCGTTGTTGCAACTATCATTACATAACGAGACTTAAATAACATAGTAGTTAAAACAAGCCCCCGAGATGAAGAGTGGTTTAGTAAAACAAAAATAAAGCACCACCGATCTCAACCCCAGTGCCCCTAGCCTTCCCCAGCGAAGGGCACAATTATAACAAACAGTATTGATTGAGTAATCAGTACCTAATAACAAGATTTACCAGCAAGCCCCGAGATTAAGAGCGATCTAGCAATAATAAAAATAAAATCATCGCCGATCTCAATCCCCAGCGCTCTTTGCTTCCCCCGGCAAAGGGCGCTTTTTTTATTCAAGCGACGCTCAATCCCTGAGCATCTAATCTGCAATGGCAAAGCATCCTTACTCTGTCCAGTGCTCTAGTTCCTTAAGATGCGTGTATCTTAGGGAAGCAGGGCTTTGCAGACTATCGGTAGCAGACCACCTGAGCATTTAGCAGTATGAACTGCAGCTTAATATGGTCGACT harbors:
- a CDS encoding ankyrin repeat domain-containing protein, which gives rise to MAIRLQRTLILLSPVQGHLTNKKDYYGKGQHMIFLRFMSAVTLPAMLILLSGCGGESATITPASTPALTANDTDNNQNTSSAEPTAAPEAAPAPKLVKRNLQRRAVPGRPTGSPVVSKALADNLNAGNLKEAERFIKMGADVDYVGGNREPVLYTAIRRGNYDIADQLILYGADTNLKNGNGLTPLQLAISKSHQPTIDLLLKNGADPSYQGPQGSALYIAIESGNTALVQKLLEYSADPNSSGPGGQVLHAAIARGQVSSVQQLLKYGANANTGSRQGTPIQMAIRAKSAPIVSLLTAAGASTNVSDGIGETLLHKAAAQGLLDVVKSLVEGGANIEAVDKFEETPLHEAAAKGQLSVVQYLIAKGANKNALTVKRWTALHEAARFGHADTAAYLISQGLSRNAKTSDGMTPKALANHLNHSAVMPML
- a CDS encoding precorrin-8X methylmutase, with product MIKYERDPKIIQQTSIKSIRETLHLDNLEDPRQQLLVRMIYAYGDINVMQQARISENAISAGLLALKKNANILCDSGMVVEGLKTEHLRKEPICLIDRPNVISQAKSKKLTRAMVSVENWKHYAEGSIVLIGNEPTALLRLMDLMEQGNIGKPALIIAMPRGYIGAAESKDYLWEHHEQLGTPCITMIGTMGGSTLVAAAMNTLINLRQESLL